From the Verrucomicrobiota bacterium genome, the window ACCGGCTTGCAGCGTTTGGGGCTGATGCCGATTTTTCCCCGGCACTTGCCGTCGCCGCTGAAGAACAGCACGCTGTCCCTGACCACCAACCGCTCCGGCGGCACCTGGCCGAAGTAATCCGCCGTCACGGCCTTGCCCAGTTCCGCTTCGGTCCCGGCTTTGATGGGGACGACGATGGTGGTGGCGGGCGAGGGATTCAACATGCCCAGAATCCAGATGGAGAGCAGGCCGGTTTCCTTCTTCCAAGTGTTCTTGCCCACGTTGGTGATTTTGTTGGCCGATTCAAACGCCACCAACTGGACGTGTTCCGCCGCCGGGACACCCAGCTTTTTCCACGTGTCTTTGGCGGAGAGCAGGCGCACCTCGCGATCCACCTTCACCTCGAATGCCGTGCCGGAGTAATTATTCAGCGTGAACTGATGGCGGAAGCTGGCTTTATCCTTGGCGGCCTTGACGACTTTGAAGGGCTCCGTGTCAATCGGGGCGGGGGTGAACCAATGCTCGAAATCGAACGCCACGCCCTTGGCGAAATAGATGGAGAACTGGCCGCCTTCGGGCCCCAGCCAGAAGCGGTCCTCGCCGCCGAAGACGTTGATGTGCGGTTGCACCTTTTGGGTGGCGATCAGCTCGCGGTTGATCCAGCCGAAGCTCAGCCCGGCATCCCCGGTGGCCGTGCTGGACATCACGCGCCCCTGCCAGGCGGGCACGATGGCGACTTTGGAATTGCCGGACTTATCCGCCAGCACCACCACGTCGGTATGCTTTTGCAGGAAGGCGAGGTCTTCGCCGAAGTTGGCGGCGCTGGCGTTGGCGGCTGCGCCCAGTAATAGGCTGGAAGCGATTTTTTTCATAAGTTTCACCCAACGATGGCTACGCGTTTGATTCTCCAAACGGTTGGCGGTGTCGTTCATCATGTTTTAATTGCTTTTGTTAGCGGGCAGCATACCGGCCCCGCCGGCAAAAGGCAAAAGGAATCTCGAACGAAGGGCTTGCCATCGGGGGCAATGCCTTTTATAATGTCATCATGAAAACATTGAGCGTAACCGAGGGGCGGCGCCAGTTGGGGCAATGGTGCAAACGGGCCATTGCCGGTGAGGATATCGCTTTCACGATGGACGGCGTTTTAGTGGCGCTTCGTCCGGTTCGTGTCTATAGCGAGGATTATGCCCTGGCGGAATATGATGTCAGCCCGGAGCAGGCGGATCGGGCGGTTGCTTTTATCGAAGCCGACATCAAGAAGGCGCGCAAAGCCGGCAAACTGCATAAATTTACCGGCAAGCTTCCCCGTGATTGAGATCGAATATCATGATCGCTTTCTAAGAGCGATCAAGCAGCTTCCGCCAGCCATCGCCGCTGGGGCCGAAGCCGCGCTGGGAAAAGTGAAGACCGGTTACGGAGACCCCCATATCCATGCGGGTTTGAAAATAACCAAGCTGCGGAATAACTTGTTTGAATGCCGCATCGGCTTACGATACCGCATCATCCTAATGGCGTTCCCTGGAAGTTTGGTGGCCTATGATATTATGACGCACGATGAATTGAAAAAATTCTTGCGTGCCTTCTAAACCGGTCCGGCCATTCGCGATGCGACACTGCGGATGGGTTTGCCGAAGCAATGTTAGAGGGGAATGACAAGGTCAGCGACGGGAGCCAGCCGCTGGTGACGTTGAATTTGTCCTTGAGCGAATCGGCTGGCTCCCGTTCGCTGGACTATCGGGTTCGGCTCCCTTCTGCAAGTTAAAAAACTCCG encodes:
- a CDS encoding DUF6786 family protein, coding for MKKIASSLLLGAAANASAANFGEDLAFLQKHTDVVVLADKSGNSKVAIVPAWQGRVMSSTATGDAGLSFGWINRELIATQKVQPHINVFGGEDRFWLGPEGGQFSIYFAKGVAFDFEHWFTPAPIDTEPFKVVKAAKDKASFRHQFTLNNYSGTAFEVKVDREVRLLSAKDTWKKLGVPAAEHVQLVAFESANKITNVGKNTWKKETGLLSIWILGMLNPSPATTIVVPIKAGTEAELGKAVTADYFGQVPPERLVVRDSVLFFSGDGKCRGKIGISPKRCKPVLGSYDAANKVLTIAQFTFNDGVTDYVNSQWKLQEHPYAGDVANSYNDGPVTPGGKPLGPFYELESSSPAAALAAGKSLEHVHRTIHLTGPENELDVIAQAALGVTLKEITTALPR